In Henningerozyma blattae CBS 6284 chromosome 6, complete genome, the following are encoded in one genomic region:
- the TAE1 gene encoding N-terminal protein methyltransferase (similar to Saccharomyces cerevisiae YBR261C; ancestral locus Anc_1.341): MDPTPTEKADSNINYDDAIDYWTSIPATVDGVLGGYGEETVVPAMDVVGSNHFLRKLKSRMIPVDKSQMYAIDMGAGIGRVTKNLLVKHSNRVDLLEPVIPFVDQMKVELKPLMEEGKIGTIYDVGMQDWTPPADYKYWLIWCQWCVGHLPDENLIEFFKKCISTLQPNGTIIVKENNTPSDTDDFDPQDSSVTRSDHKFREIFDKAGLKLIATERQKGLPKELYPVRMYALKPVAPNS; encoded by the coding sequence atggACCCAACACCAACAGAGAAAGCTGACtcaaatatcaattatGATGATGCTATCGATTATTGGACAAGCATACCTGCTACTGTTGACGGTGTGTTAGGAGGATATGGTGAAGAAACCGTTGTTCCTGCCATGGATGTTGTAGGTTCGAACCATTTTTtgagaaaattaaaatcaagAATGATCCCTGTGGATAAATCACAAATGTATGCTATCGATATGGGCGCAGGTATTGGTAGAGTCACGAAAAATCTATTAGTAAAACATTCAAATAGAGTGGATCTATTAGAACCTGTCATACCATTCGTCGATCAGATGAAGGTAGAATTAAAGCCTTTAATGGAGGAAGGTAAGATTGGTACTATTTACGATGTTGGTATGCAAGATTGGACTCCTCCAGCGGATTATAAATATTGGTTAATTTGGTGTCAATGGTGTGTTGGGCACTTACCAGATGAAAATTTGattgaattctttaaaaaatgtatCAGTACTTTACAACCAAACGGTACTATTATagttaaagaaaataataccCCCAGTGATACAGATGACTTTGATCCACAAGATTCGTCAGTAACCAGATCAGATCATAAATTTAGAGAAATCTTTGACAAGGCCGGTTTAAAATTAATCGCCACTGAAAGACAAAAGGGTCTTCCAAAAGAACTATATCCAGTTAGAATGTATGCCCTAAAGCCTGTTGCGCCAAATTCGTAA
- the TBLA0F03420 gene encoding uncharacterized protein (similar to Saccharomyces cerevisiae RGD1 (YBR260C); ancestral locus Anc_1.342), with protein sequence MSVEELESIKEENILESKEINLILTSDIAAPTLLTKFKDLLLYCEELSKYFRKKYLLEIDNSENYSKYHRQFFNINDVKVSADSTLINFTKQILTFDEKFAQVKLKYANSLDKISNELNSLLLIMTRLRKSIKEKSRKLEKNLMDSINDSKKSKNRYDSLCQTYLRLLNDNSKTKLTLRGSKTHKEQQDELQKKIDASIRDYKSTINISKNLRKNYIEIEKPKLISELKNLIIEMSMAMTMQLKKYTFLTENMFLQLGLSISPIGEKSTKSMKTVVNSIDYEKDLYNFLNKFNSPTKKHSLLINTDLVPLDLELNSLVPSSENVKTSSSARTKKKLPMKTKNGLAKRMISTENESPFSSTNYSSSSISSPSGSVKHIRSMSPLSTNSHKPLKKVTSHNSHAQSSSPNTSRNSSNTSSKSKITNDIIPPASIIQSNSNPRESAQSDDHFISLDPKPDYSQDLDTGFELILSQINEEFHFSSDESSKETTELDISIKKVPLNNNILIFGSSLEETTKHDNDTVPIFVEKCIEFLQKNGAKYNDLYDDSFNIQTVESLITEINNDPKSISTVLRTDKIPTKEYVFKIAKLFQAYFVSLPETLLPPGLEEEFKQCLNITYMDTKIKYMHGILYKLPEPQYWTLRELLFHFKFLFSQGETHSVTINSICSAWADILIPSSLEDSDPKKKEFQKDILNIIIETTDQAFEAD encoded by the coding sequence atgtCAGTCgaagaattagaaagtattaaagaagaaaatatccttgaatcaaaagaaataaacCTTATTCTAACTTCAGATATAGCAGCCCCAACGCttttaacaaaatttaaagatttgtTACTTTATTGTGAggaattatcaaaatattttcgtAAAAAGTACCTTTTAGAAATAGATAATTCAGAAAATTATTCTAAATATCATAgacaattttttaatattaatgatgtAAAAGTCAGTGCTGATTCAACTTTGATTAATTTCACTAAACAGATTCTCACGTTCGATGAAAAGTTTGCGCAAGTTAAGTTGAAGTATGCAAATTCCCTGGATAAGATatctaatgaattaaattctttattgcTAATCATGACTAGATTAAGAAAATCTATTAAAGAGAAATCAAggaaattggaaaaaaatttaatggactctattaatgattctaaaaaatcaaaaaacCGTTATGATTCATTATGCCAGACTTATTTAAGATTGcttaatgataattcaaaaacGAAATTAACATTAAGAGGATCTAAAACTCATAAAGAACAACAAGatgaattacaaaaaaagattGATGCTTCAATTAGAGATTATAAATCTACAATCAATATCTCCAAAAATTTaaggaaaaattatattgaaatagaaaaaccaaaattaatatctgaactgaaaaatttaatcatTGAAATGTCAATGGCTATGACGAtgcaattaaaaaaatatactttCCTAACTGAAAACATGTTTTTACAATTAGGGCTATCAATTTCTCCTATTGGTGAAAAATCTACAAAATCAATGAAAACAGTTGTTAATTCAATAGATtatgaaaaagatttataCAATTTcctaaataaatttaattcgCCCACTAAAAAACATTCGTTATTAATCAACACTGATTTGGTTCCATTGGATTTAGAATTAAACAGTCTAGTTCCTTCAAGTGAAAATGTTAAAACATCTTCTAGTGCCAGAACTAAAAAGAAACTTCCCATGAAAACGAAAAATGGATTAGCCAAAAGGATGATTTCAACTGAAAATGAATCACCATTTAGTTCCACAAATTATAGTTCTTCTTCTATATCCTCTCCTTCCGGAAGTGTAAAGCATATAAGGAGTATGTCACCTTTGTCAACTAATTCGCATAAGCCACTAAAGAAGGTAACTAGCCACAATTCGCATGCCCAATCATCTTCTCCTAATACTTCAAGAAATTCGTCCAATACTTCTTCAAAGTCAAAAATTACTAACGATATAATACCGCCTGCTTCCATAATTCAGTCTAATTCTAATCCTCGTGAATCAGCTCAATCTGATGATCATTTTATATCGCTTGATCCTAAACCTGATTACTCTCAAGATCTTGATACtggatttgaattaattctttctcAAATAAATGAAGAGTTTCATTTCTCCTCTGATGAATCATCAAAAGAAACCACGGAACTTGATATatctataaaaaaagtGCCTTTGAATAAcaatattctaatatttgGTTCTTCTTTGGAAGAAACAACTAAACATGATAATGATACTGTCCCAATATTTGTTGAAAAATGCATCgaatttcttcaaaagaATGGAGCTAAATATAATGACCTATATGAcgattcttttaatattcaaactGTTGAAAGTTTAATTACTGAAATTAATAACGACCCTAAATCAATATCTACTGTTTTACGTACTGATAAAATTCCAACCAAAGAATATGTTTTCAAAATTGCCAAATTATTTCAAGCttattttgtttcattACCAGAAACTCTTTTGCCGCCAGGcttagaagaagaattcaAACAATGCTTAAATATTACATACATGGATacgaaaataaaatacatgCACGGAATCTTATATAAACTTCCAGAGCCACAGTATTGGACTTTGCGAGAACTTTTGTTccatttcaaatttttattttctcaAGGTGAAACGCATAGTGTTACTATAAACTCAATTTGTAGTGCTTGGGCTGATATCCTTATCCCTTCATCTTTAGAGGATTCTGATCCAAAGAAGAAGGAATTTCAAAaggatattttaaatattattatagaaACTACTGATCAAGCTTTTGAAGCTGATTGA
- the RTT101 gene encoding cullin RTT101 (similar to Saccharomyces cerevisiae RTT101 (YJL047C); ancestral locus Anc_1.343) — MSSSGIETAYRISNDLYNLRIQRLETIIFEISDVITTAIEDHFQETVLEQQKYPDFDEQKFYDKEQILDNELGLVGSYSTFGENRFIEMVSLCHSLTSMKLYSKLESSTSKDTKDKFELVNQSKLITKFIKFIDEKVDFLIERSIDLYIDPIEDVSSQELSMFWQPIIKTFRSIIRSTLPVFQYVKINYPRYAKNIPNNLTVPQYLEKRLIIYLEENIGSQRMEFFIGDYWIYLWTKKKIKFEKKLKLSLINCLYNINYTLQDSSSKSVDEIMSERLQKYLIEDFKLPVNENYLQSVKKYFQRNSYLCMSVSLDLVVKMNDVMVENTIMNPTVFRQYFKSLCDSLKVNEEKSIHLHNERDTQLNLLDVRRAFKSRHKMPLFNDLLVSNISSYLNEGHSKYMRTKDPFYFLQSIILLFIITRLFNDVDKMIFNNVHSIMGGTIKFYEFIVRLFDVSIKKIMTNSLSASDYSDNLFLIDYLLRYIPLELTILKIHASFIFRKLIIEGPEKVEMMFKLPFMHSIWKALEAQFKTTPEYQEYNSLLQTIQHTTNISLAYNSNNMDIDSELLTSISPLFLEKLKVPVSLYSQDDENPILPASLDEQISGLESYFRSSNKHDTQIEVKQAYHLHSCEVTSPFILGNGNHLIFQLNLFQTCVLNLFNDYYTLSYDTIAKKTNLSSESLDPTLTSFLQIGLLKKDRTNNFSINKKFHPDKKRIKNGKLRISVAPSRKQQYTNLSSAGTENREGNVSMWQQELLKACITREVKASGNGLNMEVLQEKVSTSIQGFSVGEFKDALNKVVSDGIILQKNVNFYF, encoded by the coding sequence ATGTCCTCTTCAGGCATCGAAACTGCATATCGTATATCAAATGATCTCTATAACCTGAGGATTCAACGGTTAGAAACCATtatctttgaaatttcCGATGTTATCACTACAGCCATTGAGGATCATTTTCAAGAAACAGTACTAGAACAACAAAAATACCCCGATTTTGATgaacaaaaattttatgatAAAGAACAGATTTTAGATAATGAACTTGGTCTTGTAGGCTCTTATTCTACTTTTGGTGAAAATAGATTCATAGAAATGGTTTCTCTATGTCATTCGTTAACTTCCATGAAACTATATTCGAAATTAGAATCATCAACTTCAAAGGATACAAAGGACAAATTCGAATTAGTAAATCAAAGTAAATTGattacaaaatttattaaatttattgatgaaaAGGTGGATTTCTTAATAGAAAGATCAATAGACTTATATATAGATCCAATCGAAGATGTGTCTTCTCAAGAATTATCTATGTTTTGGCAACCAATCATTAAAACTTTTAGGTCTATCATTAGATCCACTCTACCTGTTTTCCAATAcgttaaaataaattatccaaGATATGCTAAAAATATCCCCAATAATTTAACGGTACCTCAATATTTAGAGAAGCGATtgattatatatttagaagaaaatattggtTCTCAAAGGATGGAATTCTTTATTGGTGATTATTGGATCTATCTTTggactaaaaaaaaaattaaatttgaaaaaaaattaaaattaagcTTAATAAATTGTCTgtataatatcaattatacTTTACAAGATTCAAGTAGTAAATCAGTAGATGAGATTATGTCAGAACGTTtgcaaaaatatttgattgaaGATTTTAAGTTACCtgttaatgaaaattatttacaatcagtgaaaaaatatttccaacGAAATTCATACCTGTGTATGTCTGTTTCATTAGATTTAGTGGTAAAGATGAATGATGTTATGGTTGAAAATACAATTATGAATCCAACAGTATTTCgtcaatattttaaaagtttatgTGATTCATTAAAAGTTAATGAGGAAAAATCCATTCATCTTCATAATGAACGTGATACACAATTGAATCTTTTAGATGTGAGAAGAGCTTTCAAGAGTAGACATAAAATGCCCCTTTTTAACGATTTGTTAGTCTCCAATATTTCCtcttatttaaatgaaggCCATTCCAAATATATGAGAACAAAAGATCCTTTCTATTTCCTGCAATCAatcattttattatttattattacccGTTTATTCAATGATGTAGATAAAATGATTTTTAATAACGTTCATTCAATTATGGGGGGCactataaaattttatgaatttattgttcgtttatttgatgtttcaataaaaaaaattatgacAAACTCTTTATCGGCTTCAGATTATTCTGATAACCTTTTCCTAATAGATTATCTTCTTAGATATATACCATTGGAATTAAccattttaaaaattcatgCATCTTTCATCTTTAGAAAACTAATTATTGAAGGTCCTGAAAAAGTAGAAATGATGTTTAAACTCCCATTTATGCATTCTATTTGGAAAGCCTTAGAGGCACAATTCAAAACTACACCAGAATATCAGGAATACAATTCTTTATTACAAACTATTCAGCATACCACAAATATTTCTCTTGcatataattcaaataatatggATATCGACTCTGAACTACTCACTTCCATCTcaccattatttttagaaaaattgaaagtaccagtttcattatattctcaagatgatgaaaatcCAATATTACCAGCATCCTTGGATGAACAAATATCTGGATTAGAGTCATATTTCCGATCCTCTAATAAACATGATACACAAATTGAAGTCAAACAAGCATATCATCTTCATAGTTGTGAAGTAACTTCACCATTCATCTTAGGAAATGGtaatcatttaatattccaattaaatttatttcaaacttgtgttttaaatttatttaatgattattatacttTATCCTACGATACAATTGCCAAGAAGACAAATTTATCTTCAGAAAGTTTAGATCCAACATTAACATCTTTCCTTCAAATAGGACTTTTAAAGAAAGATCGAACTAATaacttttcaataaataaaaaattccatCCTGAtaagaaaagaattaaaaatgggAAATTAAGAATTAGTGTAGCTCCATCGAGAAAGCAACAATATACAAATCTAAGCAGTGCAGGAACTGAAAATAGAGAGGGAAACGTTTCCATGTGGcaacaagaattattaaaagctTGTATCACCAGAGAAGTAAAGGCTAGTGGAAATGGTTTGAACATGGAAGTTTTACAAGAGAAGGTTTCCACTTCTATTCAAGGTTTTAGTGTTGGTGAGTTCAAAGATGCTCTCAATAAAGTTGTTTCGGATGGTATTATTTTACAGAAGaatgtaaatttttatttttga